The following coding sequences are from one Dreissena polymorpha isolate Duluth1 chromosome 8, UMN_Dpol_1.0, whole genome shotgun sequence window:
- the LOC127842466 gene encoding uncharacterized protein LOC127842466, whose amino-acid sequence MFSSKSAKSITKMAAFYNASLAIGSDEVKDFICSSCEEQANADFYCKTCSKLYCGKCIQLHDKWFQKHSTYGRNDMKMVEFLLKCEAHKDDTIEMLCDDHSQLCCTKCAFKNHSQCRKVTQISELTNSQPTGLERLSVELETVLGEIKTLQISQEASIQSLQRTYKEHREVMIEQMCGNLNTYIDECDNNSVGTSGVNEQYLKEEMCRNVVSIVNEFNNITAKELNEMKDEVISIKGSVTSSIHKCTSLHYDLSQFHEIVQNIGDNKELCLIASIKCKHIIQQALTLLGKSGKAFNVQRKSVHNVRIPSDSHSCNITGICALPDGQVLVADNDNKRVKLLNQHYQVVSHWDVTAKPLGICQITPSEVAVAMNVEVQFITVSQSQLAKGRKLKLQHPCDCIAHHQGDLFIASGTALYKYTLNGKLVCKLYENKSDNYRVVRCAVSPTGDRLYIIRQSKLLTLARDGTLLATLTDPKLRYPYGLHVTPAGQVLVCGWLTCPVQVDWKGESMLTTLATRVRNGVSVCYSSTTSSIIVGLFRDDDILVFRVE is encoded by the exons ATGTTCAGTTCAAAAAGTGCTAAGTCAATTACGAAAATGGCAGCATTTTATAACGCTTCTCTTGCCATAGGCTCTGATGAAGTTAAGGATTTTATTTGTTCGTCATGCGAAGAGCAAGcaaatgcagatttttactgcaaAACATGTTCGAAACTTTATTGTGGAAAATGTATTCAGTTGCATGATAAGTGGTTTCAAAAACATTCAACTTATGGAAGGAATGAcatgaaaatggtggaatttctatTAAAGTGTGAAGCGCACAAGGACGACACaattgaaatgttatgtgatgaccacagtcagctgtgctgcacaaAGTGTGCCTTCAAAAATCACAG ccagtgcagaaAAGTGACCCAGATTTCAGAGCTGACCAACTCGCAGCCCACAGGCTTAGAGAggctgtcagtggagctggaaactgtcctgggggaaattaaaaccctgcaaatcagtcaggaggccagcattcagtcattgcagagaacatacaaggaacatagggaagttatgatagagcaaatgtgtggcaatttaaatacttatatagatgaatgtgataacaattctgtgggtacatcaggcgtaaatgagcaatatttaaaagaagagatgtgtaggaaTGTTGTTTCTATCGTGAATGAATTCAataatattactgcgaaggaacttaacgagatgaaagatgaagttataagcataaaagggtcagttacaagttctattcataaatgcacaaGTCTTCACTATGACTTGTCGCAATTCCATGAAATCGTTCAGAAcattggagataataaggagctctgccttatagccagcataaaatgtaagcatataatacagcaagcattgactctgctaggaaagtcaggcaaggcgttTAACGTCCAGCGGAAGTCAgtgcacaatgtgagaataccaagtgattcacaTTCATGTAATATCACAGGCATATGTGCTCTCCCAGATGGACAGGTCCTGGTTGCAGATAACGATAATAAGAGAGTCAAGCTTCTGAACCAGCactaccaggtggtgagtcactgggatgtgaCTGCTAAGCCATTGGGCATAtgtcagatcacacccagtgaggttgcagtggctatGAATgttgaggtccagtttatcacagtaagCCAGAGCCAACTCGCCAAAGGCAGGAAGCTTAAATTACAACATCCTTGTGATTGTATTGCCCACCATCAAGGAGACCTGTTTATTGCATCTGGTACTGCTCTGTACAAGTACACTCTGAATGGCAAACTAGTCTGCAAACTCTATGAAAATAAATCAGATAATTATagag tagtgaggtgtgctgtgagtcccacaggggacaggctgtacatcatcagGCAGagcaagcttctcaccctggccagggatggaacactcctggctacattgaCAGACCCAAAACTACGATACCCATATGGTCTACATGTGActcctgcaggccaggtgctggtctgtggatggcTGACCTGCCCTGTACAGGTGGACTGGAAGGGGGAGAGTATGCTGACCACTCTGGCTACACGGGTGAGGAATGGagtgtcagtctgctacagcagcacaacatcatccatcattgtgggactgtTCAGGGACGAtgacatcctggtgttcagagtggaatag